In bacterium, a genomic segment contains:
- a CDS encoding Nramp family divalent metal transporter yields MNIFRNIRNRFSPAWARAVLFFSIMGPGIITANVDNDAGGITTYSQAGAHFGLATLWIFIPMTIALIMIQEMVNRMGIVSGKGLSDLIREHFGVRWTFYLMTGLLLTNFGNIIAEFSGVAAAGEILGIPKWISVPVAAAFVWALVVAGTYASIEKVFLVATLFYVAYIVSGFQVQADWTEVGKSLVIPGITHERAYLLMLIGLIGTTIAPWMQFYQQASVVEKNISIKNLHLSRMDTIFGGITVSLVALFIVVVCAETLYPHAVRIETADEAAKALAPLAGPFASTLFAVGLLNASLFAASILPISTSYTICEALGWESGVDRKFSEARQFYVLYTALIVIGAVVVLMPGVPLISVMFYSQVINGIMLPFTLVPILLFVNNKKLMGEHVNSRAYNIFCWTFVAAITLMSLTWLVLQFGGVE; encoded by the coding sequence ATGAATATCTTCCGCAACATAAGGAATCGCTTTTCTCCGGCGTGGGCGCGGGCGGTGCTGTTTTTCTCGATCATGGGACCGGGGATCATCACCGCCAACGTGGACAACGACGCGGGCGGAATCACGACGTATTCGCAGGCGGGCGCGCACTTCGGGCTGGCCACGCTGTGGATTTTTATCCCCATGACCATCGCGCTGATCATGATTCAGGAGATGGTCAACCGGATGGGAATCGTCAGCGGCAAGGGACTCTCCGATCTCATTCGCGAACATTTCGGCGTGCGCTGGACGTTCTATTTGATGACCGGGCTGCTGCTCACGAACTTCGGGAACATCATCGCCGAGTTTTCGGGCGTGGCGGCGGCGGGAGAAATACTGGGCATTCCCAAGTGGATCAGCGTGCCGGTGGCGGCGGCGTTCGTGTGGGCGCTGGTGGTGGCGGGAACGTACGCGAGTATCGAGAAAGTGTTTCTGGTGGCGACGCTGTTCTACGTCGCGTACATCGTCAGCGGATTTCAGGTGCAGGCGGACTGGACGGAAGTCGGGAAATCGCTGGTCATTCCGGGAATCACGCACGAGCGGGCCTATCTGCTGATGCTGATCGGACTGATCGGAACGACCATCGCACCGTGGATGCAGTTCTATCAGCAGGCGTCGGTGGTGGAGAAGAACATCTCCATCAAGAATCTCCATCTCTCGCGGATGGATACGATCTTCGGCGGGATCACGGTGAGTCTGGTGGCGCTGTTTATTGTCGTTGTGTGCGCCGAGACGCTCTATCCGCATGCGGTGCGGATCGAGACGGCCGACGAAGCGGCCAAAGCGCTGGCACCATTGGCGGGGCCGTTTGCCTCGACGCTGTTTGCGGTGGGACTCCTGAACGCGAGTCTGTTCGCGGCTTCGATCCTGCCGATCTCGACTTCGTACACGATTTGCGAGGCGCTGGGTTGGGAGTCGGGCGTGGACCGCAAGTTCTCCGAAGCACGGCAATTTTACGTCTTGTACACGGCGCTGATCGTGATCGGGGCGGTGGTGGTACTGATGCCGGGGGTGCCGCTGATTTCGGTGATGTTCTATTCGCAGGTGATCAACGGGATCATGCTGCCGTTCACGCTGGTTCCGATTCTGCTGTTCGTGAACAACAAGAAGCTGATGGGCGAGCACGTGAACAGCCGGGCGTATAACATCTTCTGCTGGACATTCGTGGCGGCGATTACGCTGATGTCGCTGACGTGGCTGGTCTTGCAGTTCGGAGGAGTGGAGTGA